One Onychostoma macrolepis isolate SWU-2019 chromosome 15, ASM1243209v1, whole genome shotgun sequence DNA segment encodes these proteins:
- the or55d1 gene encoding odorant receptor 114-1 — MDDRTFNFSYQEFYLIGFTDLKDYRRYLFIPFFVIFAFTLFANSIIILVIVKESKLHAPMYILIGFIAALGFIQPIFLVPRMLISFLFGKNIIYKDECLVQMFCLHMAGCFQSTILVGMAVDRFFAIVFPLQYHDYVNFKTSLIFCLSLFFRNLFCVVAMVGLIGPLYFCKSNMIYHCVCEHTSVVNLACGDVSKNYMAGTIAFSLITSDCVFIICSYIVIFVIIFRSPSSESRQKAIYTCSTHLMVMVLAFLSVVVVFVGYRVPTIPRDFRVLGTLSYLLLPNCFNPVIYGIRTKEIRVKIVKYLSSNKVDSY, encoded by the coding sequence ATGGATGACAGAACATTCAACTTCTCTTATCAGGAATTCTACTTGATTGGATTCACAGATCTAAAAGACTATCGACGATAtctttttattccttttttcgTCATTTTTGCTTTCACATTGTTTGCAAACTCAATTATAATACTGGTGATTGTAAAAGAAAGCAAGTTGCATGCACCCATGTACATTCTGATTGGGTTTATTGCAGCTCTTGGGTTTATACAGCCAATATTTCTTGTTCCAAGAATGTTAATAAGTTTTCTGTTtggcaaaaacattatttacaaagaTGAATGTcttgttcaaatgttttgtcTGCATATGGCGGGTTGTTTTCAGTCAACTATTTTAGTTGGAATGGCAGTTGACAGATTTTTTGCCATTGTTTTCCCCTTACAGTACCATGACTATGTAAACTTTAAAACATCATTAATATTCTGTTTGTCCCTTTTTTTCCGTaacttgttttgtgttgttgcaaTGGTCGGCCTGATTGGGCCGCTTTATTTCTGTAAATCAAACATGATTTATCATTGTGTTTGTGAGCATACATCTGTTGTTAATTTAGCCTGTGGTGATGTGAGTAAGAACTACATGGCTGGAACAATCGCTTTCAGCTTAATAACAAGTGACTGTGTATTTATAATCTGCTCTTACATTGTcatttttgtgattatattCCGCTCTCCTTCTAGTGAGTCACGCCAAAAAGCCATCTATACATGTAGCACACATTTAATGGTCATGGTGTTGGCATTTCTCAGTGTTGTGGTTGTATTTGTTGGCTACAGGGTTCCTACTATACCTAGAGATTTTCGTGTATTAGGTACCTTGTCATACCTTCTTCTTCCAAACTGCTTTAACCCAGTCATCTATGGAATACGAACAAAGGAAATCAGagttaaaattgttaaatatttatcttCTAATAAGGTTGATTCATATTAA